One genomic window of Odocoileus virginianus isolate 20LAN1187 ecotype Illinois chromosome 8, Ovbor_1.2, whole genome shotgun sequence includes the following:
- the TSC22D1 gene encoding TSC22 domain family protein 1 isoform X1, protein MHQPPESTAAAAAADMSARKMAHPAMFPRRGSGGGSASALGAAGTGVGSSAPSAEDFPPPSLLQPPPPAASSLSGPQPPPPQSLNLLSQAQLQAQPLAPGGTQMKKKSGFQITSVTPAQISASISSNNSIAEDTESYDDLDESHTEDLSSSEILDVSLSRATDLGEPERSSSEETLNNFQEAETPGAVSPNQPHLPQPHLPHLPQQNVVINGNAHPHPLHHHHPIHGHHLHHGPHHPSHAGVASTSIPGVPPSSPGSRKLSAAGSSDGVMPVAPTSAVSSSGSPASVMTSIRAPSTTGSLGINSVTGTNTMKNVNITAVGSFNPAVTSSMLGNANISVSSIPSAASVSVGPAVSSGVNVNILSGMGNGTIASSAALNSAASAAAGMTVGSVSSQQQQPAVNTSRFRVVKLDSTSEPFKKGRWTCTEFYEKENAAIPATEGVVVNKVVESVRQNPTEATSERESTSGSSVSSSVSTLSHYTESVGSGEMGTLAAPPVQPQPPPTLPGVALPQMDFSGAAPQGISAVSIPQSISQSQISQVQLPSQELGYQPKPGLQPVPLQAGIQPSPVGVVGVTSALGQQPSIASLAQPQLPYSQAAPPVQAPLPGAPPQQVQYGQPAPAVAPPMAPSHGTSVTPNPASEYVQPSPLLQTAVSSGQPTSAGVALGATVIPMAQPQSIQLPVQPAAVQAQPAGAAGQPVGQAHTAVAAVPAGSQVANIGQQTGLPSALQQPSAQVTPSVIQQGAPPSSQIVPPAPAAILHQGVQPSASSLPQQLVIAPQSTLLPVPPQPQGVESVAPGVVSKQLPAVSPLPSASSISVTNQVSSAGPSGLPSAPTNLVPSQNIAQAPATQNGNLVQSVSQPPLLASNINLPLAQQLPLSSVQFSAQSLAQAIGSQIEDARRPAEPSLVGLPQTISGDSGGVSAVSDGSSSSLAASASLFPLKVLPLTTPLVDGEDESSSGASVVAIDNKIEQAMDLVKSHLMYAVREEVEVLKEQIKELIEKNSQLEQENNLLKTLASPEQLAQFQAQLQTGSPPATTQPQGTTQPPAQPASQGSGPTA, encoded by the coding sequence ATGCACCAGCCGCCCGAGTCCACGGCGGCCGCGGCCGCTGCAGACATGAGTGCTAGGAAGATGGCGCACCCGGCAATGTTCCCTCGAAGGGGCAGCGGCGGGGGCAGCGCCTCCGCTCTCGGTGCAGCAGGTACCGGCGTCGGTAGTAGTGCCCCATCTGCCGAGGATTTTCCGCCTCCGTCGCTGCTCCAGCCGCCGCCTCCTGCAGCATCTTCTCTGTCGGGACCACAGCCTCCGCCTCCACAAAGCCTGAACCTCCTTTCGCAGGCTCAGCTGCAGGCACAGCCTCTTGCGCCAGGCGGAAcgcagatgaaaaagaaaagtggctTCCAGATAACGAGTGTGACCCCGGCTCAGATCTCCGCTAGCATCAGCTCGAACAACAGCATCGCAGAGGACACGGAGAGCTACGACGACCTGGATGAGTCTCACACGGAAGATCTGTCGTCTTCCGAGATCCTTGATGTGTCGCTTTCCAGGGCCACGGACTTAGGGGAGCCTGAACGCAGCTCCTCGGAAGAGACTCTCAATAACTTCCAGGAAGCCGAGACACCTGGGGCGGTCTCTCCCAACCAGCCCCACCTTCCTCAGCCTCATTTGCCTCACCTTCCACAACAGAACGTTGTGATCAATGGGAATGCTCATCCACAccccctccatcaccaccatcccatTCATGGCCACCACCTGCACCACGGGCCCCACCACCCATCCCATGCCGGTGTGGCCAGTACATCCATCCCTGGAGTGCCGCCCTCAAGCCCAGGGTCCAGAAAACTCTCGGCCGCGGGAAGCTCTGACGGTGTTATGCCAGTTGCACCAACTTCTGCTGTATCATCGAGTGGCTCACCGGCATCTGTCATGACTAGTATCCGTGCTCCGAGTACTACCGGCAGCCTAGGTATAAATTCTGTTACAGGCACGAATACAATGAAAAACGTTAACATCACTGCTGTGGGTAGTTTTAATCCTGCTGTGACCAGCAGCATGCTTGGTAACGCTAATATAAGTGTGAGCAGTATCCCCAGTGCTGCTAGTGTGAGTGTCGGGCCTGCAGTGAGCAGCGGGGTTAATGTGAATATCTTGAGTGGCATGGGCAATGGTACGATTGCTTCCTCCGCGGCCCTTAACAGCGCTGCCAGTGCAGCTGCGGGCATGACTGTGGGGTCCGTTTCGAGTCAGCAGCAACAGCCAGCCGTTAACACGTCCAGGTTCAGAGTCGTGAAGTTAGATTCTACTTCTGAGCCTTTCAAAAAAGGTCGATGGACTTGCACTGAgttctatgaaaaagaaaacgCCGCCATACCCGCCACCGAAGGGGTGGTGGTAAATAAGGTGGTGGAAAGTGTAAGACAAAACCCGACCGAAGCCACTTCCGAGAGGGAGAGCACGAGTGGGAGCTCCGTGAGCAGCAGCGTCAGCACACTGAGTCACTACACGGAGAGTGTGGGCAGCGGAGAGATGGGCACCCTGGCGGCCCCGCCGGTGCAGCCACAGCCGCCCCCGACCCTTCCAGGGGTGGCCCTTCCGCAGATGGACTTCAGTGGCGCCGCTCCACAGGGCATTTCAGCAGTTAGCATCCCTCAGAGTATTTCTCAGTCGCAGATCTCGCAGGTACAGTTACCGTCTCAAGAACTGGGCTATCAGCCGAAGCCAGGTCTTCAACCAGTACCTCTGCAAGCCGGTATCCAGCCGTCACCTGTTGGTGTGGTGGGCGTCACTTCGGCTTTAGGTCAGCAACCTTCCATCGCCAGCCTGGCTCAACCCCAACTGCCGTATTCCCAGGCGGCCCCCCCAGTGCAAGCTCCCCTGCCAGGCGCGCCACCCCAACAGGTACAATATGGCCAGCCGGCGCCAGCTGTGGCCCCTCCGATGGCCCCAAGCCACGGTACATCAGTGACTCCGAACCCCGCCTCCGAGTATGTTCAGCCCTCACCGCTTCTCCAAACAGCGGTGTCCTCTGGACAGCCCACTTCTGCAGGGGTGGCCCTGGGAGCCACGGTGATTCCTATGGCTCAGCCACAGAGCATCCAGCTCCCAGTGCAGCCCGCGGCAGTCCAAGCACAACCTGCAGGGGCCGCTGGCCAACCTGTTGGCCAGGCTCACACGGCAGTAGCTGCTGTACCTGCCGGCAGTCAAGTCGCGAATATTGGTCAACAGACAGGCCTACCATCGGCACTGCAGCAGCCTTCCGCCCAAGTCACACCTTCAGTTATCCAGCAAGGTGCTCCTCCGTCTTCACAGATAGTGCCACCTGCTCCAGCTGCGATCCTTCATCAGGGAGTCCAGCCCAGCGCTTCAAGCCTTCCTCAACAACTGGTCATTGCACCCCAGAGCACCCTGTTACCTGTGCCTCCCCAGCCACAGGGGGTCGAGTCGGTAGCTCCAGGAGTGGTTTCGAAGCAGTTGCCTGCAGTTAGTCCTTTGCCCTCTGCTAGTAGTATTTCTGTTACGAATCAGGTTAGTTCAGCTGGTCCTTCTGGACTGCCTTCTGCCCCGACAAACTTGGTTCCGTCACAGAATATAGCACAAGCCCCCGCCACTCAGAATGGTAATTTGGTTCAAAGTGTCAGTCAGCCTCCCTTGCTAGCATCCAATATAAATTTGCCTTTGGCACAACAGCTACCACTCAGTTCTGTTCAATTCTCCGCACAATCATTAGCTCAGGCAATTGGAAGCCAAATCGAAGATGCCAGGCGCCCAGCGGAACCCTCCTTAGTTGGCTTACCTCAGACCATCAGTGGTGACAGTGGGGGAGTGTCAGCAGTTTCAGATGGCAGTAGCAGCAGCCTTGCAGCCTCTGCTTCTCTTTTCCCGTTGAAGGTGCTACCGCTGACGACACCCTTGGTGGATGGCGAGGATGAGAG
- the TSC22D1 gene encoding TSC22 domain family protein 1 isoform X2: MHQPPESTAAAAAADMSARKMAHPAMFPRRGSGGGSASALGAAGTGVGSSAPSAEDFPPPSLLQPPPPAASSLSGPQPPPPQSLNLLSQAQLQAQPLAPGGTQMKKKSGFQITSVTPAQISASISSNNSIAEDTESYDDLDESHTEDLSSSEILDVSLSRATDLGEPERSSSEETLNNFQEAETPGAVSPNQPHLPQPHLPHLPQQNVVINGNAHPHPLHHHHPIHGHHLHHGPHHPSHAGVASTSIPGVPPSSPGSRKLSAAGSSDGVMPVAPTSAVSSSGSPASVMTSIRAPSTTGSLGINSVTGTNTMKNVNITAVGSFNPAVTSSMLGNANISVSSIPSAASVSVGPAVSSGVNVNILSGMGNGTIASSAALNSAASAAAGMTVGSVSSQQQQPAVNTSRFRVVKLDSTSEPFKKGRWTCTEFYEKENAAIPATEGVVVNKVVESVRQNPTEATSERESTSGSSVSSSVSTLSHYTESVGSGEMGTLAAPPVQPQPPPTLPGVALPQMDFSGAAPQGISAVSIPQSISQSQISQVQLPSQELGYQPKPGLQPVPLQAGIQPSPVGVVGVTSALGQQPSIASLAQPQLPYSQAAPPVQAPLPGAPPQQVQYGQPAPAVAPPMAPSHGTSVTPNPASEYVQPSPLLQTAVSSGQPTSAGVALGATVIPMAQPQSIQLPVQPAAVQAQPAGAAGQPVGQAHTAVAAVPAGSQVANIGQQTGLPSALQQPSAQVTPSVIQQGAPPSSQIVPPAPAAILHQGVQPSASSLPQQLVIAPQSTLLPVPPQPQGVESVAPGVVSKQLPAVSPLPSASSISVTNQVSSAGPSGLPSAPTNLVPSQNIAQAPATQNGNLVQSVSQPPLLASNINLPLAQQLPLSSVQFSAQSLAQAIGSQIEDARRPAEPSLVGLPQTISGDSGGVSAVSDGSSSSLAASASLFPLKVLPLTTPLVDGEDESASLLPEVQGVILEPQIQPRPRRAFDVRGPLSPLNLWRQNIQLLERVGKGFLSTGKHPPSAKGTPLAEPSWMISVTHAATAVWKAVVNGATHYI, translated from the coding sequence ATGCACCAGCCGCCCGAGTCCACGGCGGCCGCGGCCGCTGCAGACATGAGTGCTAGGAAGATGGCGCACCCGGCAATGTTCCCTCGAAGGGGCAGCGGCGGGGGCAGCGCCTCCGCTCTCGGTGCAGCAGGTACCGGCGTCGGTAGTAGTGCCCCATCTGCCGAGGATTTTCCGCCTCCGTCGCTGCTCCAGCCGCCGCCTCCTGCAGCATCTTCTCTGTCGGGACCACAGCCTCCGCCTCCACAAAGCCTGAACCTCCTTTCGCAGGCTCAGCTGCAGGCACAGCCTCTTGCGCCAGGCGGAAcgcagatgaaaaagaaaagtggctTCCAGATAACGAGTGTGACCCCGGCTCAGATCTCCGCTAGCATCAGCTCGAACAACAGCATCGCAGAGGACACGGAGAGCTACGACGACCTGGATGAGTCTCACACGGAAGATCTGTCGTCTTCCGAGATCCTTGATGTGTCGCTTTCCAGGGCCACGGACTTAGGGGAGCCTGAACGCAGCTCCTCGGAAGAGACTCTCAATAACTTCCAGGAAGCCGAGACACCTGGGGCGGTCTCTCCCAACCAGCCCCACCTTCCTCAGCCTCATTTGCCTCACCTTCCACAACAGAACGTTGTGATCAATGGGAATGCTCATCCACAccccctccatcaccaccatcccatTCATGGCCACCACCTGCACCACGGGCCCCACCACCCATCCCATGCCGGTGTGGCCAGTACATCCATCCCTGGAGTGCCGCCCTCAAGCCCAGGGTCCAGAAAACTCTCGGCCGCGGGAAGCTCTGACGGTGTTATGCCAGTTGCACCAACTTCTGCTGTATCATCGAGTGGCTCACCGGCATCTGTCATGACTAGTATCCGTGCTCCGAGTACTACCGGCAGCCTAGGTATAAATTCTGTTACAGGCACGAATACAATGAAAAACGTTAACATCACTGCTGTGGGTAGTTTTAATCCTGCTGTGACCAGCAGCATGCTTGGTAACGCTAATATAAGTGTGAGCAGTATCCCCAGTGCTGCTAGTGTGAGTGTCGGGCCTGCAGTGAGCAGCGGGGTTAATGTGAATATCTTGAGTGGCATGGGCAATGGTACGATTGCTTCCTCCGCGGCCCTTAACAGCGCTGCCAGTGCAGCTGCGGGCATGACTGTGGGGTCCGTTTCGAGTCAGCAGCAACAGCCAGCCGTTAACACGTCCAGGTTCAGAGTCGTGAAGTTAGATTCTACTTCTGAGCCTTTCAAAAAAGGTCGATGGACTTGCACTGAgttctatgaaaaagaaaacgCCGCCATACCCGCCACCGAAGGGGTGGTGGTAAATAAGGTGGTGGAAAGTGTAAGACAAAACCCGACCGAAGCCACTTCCGAGAGGGAGAGCACGAGTGGGAGCTCCGTGAGCAGCAGCGTCAGCACACTGAGTCACTACACGGAGAGTGTGGGCAGCGGAGAGATGGGCACCCTGGCGGCCCCGCCGGTGCAGCCACAGCCGCCCCCGACCCTTCCAGGGGTGGCCCTTCCGCAGATGGACTTCAGTGGCGCCGCTCCACAGGGCATTTCAGCAGTTAGCATCCCTCAGAGTATTTCTCAGTCGCAGATCTCGCAGGTACAGTTACCGTCTCAAGAACTGGGCTATCAGCCGAAGCCAGGTCTTCAACCAGTACCTCTGCAAGCCGGTATCCAGCCGTCACCTGTTGGTGTGGTGGGCGTCACTTCGGCTTTAGGTCAGCAACCTTCCATCGCCAGCCTGGCTCAACCCCAACTGCCGTATTCCCAGGCGGCCCCCCCAGTGCAAGCTCCCCTGCCAGGCGCGCCACCCCAACAGGTACAATATGGCCAGCCGGCGCCAGCTGTGGCCCCTCCGATGGCCCCAAGCCACGGTACATCAGTGACTCCGAACCCCGCCTCCGAGTATGTTCAGCCCTCACCGCTTCTCCAAACAGCGGTGTCCTCTGGACAGCCCACTTCTGCAGGGGTGGCCCTGGGAGCCACGGTGATTCCTATGGCTCAGCCACAGAGCATCCAGCTCCCAGTGCAGCCCGCGGCAGTCCAAGCACAACCTGCAGGGGCCGCTGGCCAACCTGTTGGCCAGGCTCACACGGCAGTAGCTGCTGTACCTGCCGGCAGTCAAGTCGCGAATATTGGTCAACAGACAGGCCTACCATCGGCACTGCAGCAGCCTTCCGCCCAAGTCACACCTTCAGTTATCCAGCAAGGTGCTCCTCCGTCTTCACAGATAGTGCCACCTGCTCCAGCTGCGATCCTTCATCAGGGAGTCCAGCCCAGCGCTTCAAGCCTTCCTCAACAACTGGTCATTGCACCCCAGAGCACCCTGTTACCTGTGCCTCCCCAGCCACAGGGGGTCGAGTCGGTAGCTCCAGGAGTGGTTTCGAAGCAGTTGCCTGCAGTTAGTCCTTTGCCCTCTGCTAGTAGTATTTCTGTTACGAATCAGGTTAGTTCAGCTGGTCCTTCTGGACTGCCTTCTGCCCCGACAAACTTGGTTCCGTCACAGAATATAGCACAAGCCCCCGCCACTCAGAATGGTAATTTGGTTCAAAGTGTCAGTCAGCCTCCCTTGCTAGCATCCAATATAAATTTGCCTTTGGCACAACAGCTACCACTCAGTTCTGTTCAATTCTCCGCACAATCATTAGCTCAGGCAATTGGAAGCCAAATCGAAGATGCCAGGCGCCCAGCGGAACCCTCCTTAGTTGGCTTACCTCAGACCATCAGTGGTGACAGTGGGGGAGTGTCAGCAGTTTCAGATGGCAGTAGCAGCAGCCTTGCAGCCTCTGCTTCTCTTTTCCCGTTGAAGGTGCTACCGCTGACGACACCCTTGGTGGATGGCGAGGATGAGAG
- the TSC22D1 gene encoding TSC22 domain family protein 1 isoform X3 gives MHQPPESTAAAAAADMSARKMAHPAMFPRRGSGGGSASALGAAGTGVGSSAPSAEDFPPPSLLQPPPPAASSLSGPQPPPPQSLNLLSQAQLQAQPLAPGGTQMKKKSGFQITSVTPAQISASISSNNSIAEDTESYDDLDESHTEDLSSSEILDVSLSRATDLGEPERSSSEETLNNFQEAETPGAVSPNQPHLPQPHLPHLPQQNVVINGNAHPHPLHHHHPIHGHHLHHGPHHPSHAGVASTSIPGVPPSSPGSRKLSAAGSSDGVMPVAPTSAVSSSGSPASVMTSIRAPSTTGSLGINSVTGTNTMKNVNITAVGSFNPAVTSSMLGNANISVSSIPSAASVSVGPAVSSGVNVNILSGMGNGTIASSAALNSAASAAAGMTVGSVSSQQQQPAVNTSRFRVVKLDSTSEPFKKGRWTCTEFYEKENAAIPATEGVVVNKVVESVRQNPTEATSERESTSGSSVSSSVSTLSHYTESVGSGEMGTLAAPPVQPQPPPTLPGVALPQMDFSGAAPQGISAVSIPQSISQSQISQVQLPSQELGYQPKPGLQPVPLQAGIQPSPVGVVGVTSALGQQPSIASLAQPQLPYSQAAPPVQAPLPGAPPQQVQYGQPAPAVAPPMAPSHGTSVTPNPASEYVQPSPLLQTAVSSGQPTSAGVALGATVIPMAQPQSIQLPVQPAAVQAQPAGAAGQPVGQAHTAVAAVPAGSQVANIGQQTGLPSALQQPSAQVTPSVIQQGAPPSSQIVPPAPAAILHQGVQPSASSLPQQLVIAPQSTLLPVPPQPQGVESVAPGVVSKQLPAVSPLPSASSISVTNQVSSAGPSGLPSAPTNLVPSQNIAQAPATQNGNLVQSVSQPPLLASNINLPLAQQLPLSSVQFSAQSLAQAIGSQIEDARRPAEPSLVGLPQTISGDSGGVSAVSDGSSSSLAASASLFPLKVLPLTTPLVDGEDESASLLPEVQGVILEPQIQPRPRRAFDVRGPLSPLNLWRQNIQLLERVGKGYLDNGRPVYLFSNCPDFFQLVNILLQPKELL, from the coding sequence ATGCACCAGCCGCCCGAGTCCACGGCGGCCGCGGCCGCTGCAGACATGAGTGCTAGGAAGATGGCGCACCCGGCAATGTTCCCTCGAAGGGGCAGCGGCGGGGGCAGCGCCTCCGCTCTCGGTGCAGCAGGTACCGGCGTCGGTAGTAGTGCCCCATCTGCCGAGGATTTTCCGCCTCCGTCGCTGCTCCAGCCGCCGCCTCCTGCAGCATCTTCTCTGTCGGGACCACAGCCTCCGCCTCCACAAAGCCTGAACCTCCTTTCGCAGGCTCAGCTGCAGGCACAGCCTCTTGCGCCAGGCGGAAcgcagatgaaaaagaaaagtggctTCCAGATAACGAGTGTGACCCCGGCTCAGATCTCCGCTAGCATCAGCTCGAACAACAGCATCGCAGAGGACACGGAGAGCTACGACGACCTGGATGAGTCTCACACGGAAGATCTGTCGTCTTCCGAGATCCTTGATGTGTCGCTTTCCAGGGCCACGGACTTAGGGGAGCCTGAACGCAGCTCCTCGGAAGAGACTCTCAATAACTTCCAGGAAGCCGAGACACCTGGGGCGGTCTCTCCCAACCAGCCCCACCTTCCTCAGCCTCATTTGCCTCACCTTCCACAACAGAACGTTGTGATCAATGGGAATGCTCATCCACAccccctccatcaccaccatcccatTCATGGCCACCACCTGCACCACGGGCCCCACCACCCATCCCATGCCGGTGTGGCCAGTACATCCATCCCTGGAGTGCCGCCCTCAAGCCCAGGGTCCAGAAAACTCTCGGCCGCGGGAAGCTCTGACGGTGTTATGCCAGTTGCACCAACTTCTGCTGTATCATCGAGTGGCTCACCGGCATCTGTCATGACTAGTATCCGTGCTCCGAGTACTACCGGCAGCCTAGGTATAAATTCTGTTACAGGCACGAATACAATGAAAAACGTTAACATCACTGCTGTGGGTAGTTTTAATCCTGCTGTGACCAGCAGCATGCTTGGTAACGCTAATATAAGTGTGAGCAGTATCCCCAGTGCTGCTAGTGTGAGTGTCGGGCCTGCAGTGAGCAGCGGGGTTAATGTGAATATCTTGAGTGGCATGGGCAATGGTACGATTGCTTCCTCCGCGGCCCTTAACAGCGCTGCCAGTGCAGCTGCGGGCATGACTGTGGGGTCCGTTTCGAGTCAGCAGCAACAGCCAGCCGTTAACACGTCCAGGTTCAGAGTCGTGAAGTTAGATTCTACTTCTGAGCCTTTCAAAAAAGGTCGATGGACTTGCACTGAgttctatgaaaaagaaaacgCCGCCATACCCGCCACCGAAGGGGTGGTGGTAAATAAGGTGGTGGAAAGTGTAAGACAAAACCCGACCGAAGCCACTTCCGAGAGGGAGAGCACGAGTGGGAGCTCCGTGAGCAGCAGCGTCAGCACACTGAGTCACTACACGGAGAGTGTGGGCAGCGGAGAGATGGGCACCCTGGCGGCCCCGCCGGTGCAGCCACAGCCGCCCCCGACCCTTCCAGGGGTGGCCCTTCCGCAGATGGACTTCAGTGGCGCCGCTCCACAGGGCATTTCAGCAGTTAGCATCCCTCAGAGTATTTCTCAGTCGCAGATCTCGCAGGTACAGTTACCGTCTCAAGAACTGGGCTATCAGCCGAAGCCAGGTCTTCAACCAGTACCTCTGCAAGCCGGTATCCAGCCGTCACCTGTTGGTGTGGTGGGCGTCACTTCGGCTTTAGGTCAGCAACCTTCCATCGCCAGCCTGGCTCAACCCCAACTGCCGTATTCCCAGGCGGCCCCCCCAGTGCAAGCTCCCCTGCCAGGCGCGCCACCCCAACAGGTACAATATGGCCAGCCGGCGCCAGCTGTGGCCCCTCCGATGGCCCCAAGCCACGGTACATCAGTGACTCCGAACCCCGCCTCCGAGTATGTTCAGCCCTCACCGCTTCTCCAAACAGCGGTGTCCTCTGGACAGCCCACTTCTGCAGGGGTGGCCCTGGGAGCCACGGTGATTCCTATGGCTCAGCCACAGAGCATCCAGCTCCCAGTGCAGCCCGCGGCAGTCCAAGCACAACCTGCAGGGGCCGCTGGCCAACCTGTTGGCCAGGCTCACACGGCAGTAGCTGCTGTACCTGCCGGCAGTCAAGTCGCGAATATTGGTCAACAGACAGGCCTACCATCGGCACTGCAGCAGCCTTCCGCCCAAGTCACACCTTCAGTTATCCAGCAAGGTGCTCCTCCGTCTTCACAGATAGTGCCACCTGCTCCAGCTGCGATCCTTCATCAGGGAGTCCAGCCCAGCGCTTCAAGCCTTCCTCAACAACTGGTCATTGCACCCCAGAGCACCCTGTTACCTGTGCCTCCCCAGCCACAGGGGGTCGAGTCGGTAGCTCCAGGAGTGGTTTCGAAGCAGTTGCCTGCAGTTAGTCCTTTGCCCTCTGCTAGTAGTATTTCTGTTACGAATCAGGTTAGTTCAGCTGGTCCTTCTGGACTGCCTTCTGCCCCGACAAACTTGGTTCCGTCACAGAATATAGCACAAGCCCCCGCCACTCAGAATGGTAATTTGGTTCAAAGTGTCAGTCAGCCTCCCTTGCTAGCATCCAATATAAATTTGCCTTTGGCACAACAGCTACCACTCAGTTCTGTTCAATTCTCCGCACAATCATTAGCTCAGGCAATTGGAAGCCAAATCGAAGATGCCAGGCGCCCAGCGGAACCCTCCTTAGTTGGCTTACCTCAGACCATCAGTGGTGACAGTGGGGGAGTGTCAGCAGTTTCAGATGGCAGTAGCAGCAGCCTTGCAGCCTCTGCTTCTCTTTTCCCGTTGAAGGTGCTACCGCTGACGACACCCTTGGTGGATGGCGAGGATGAGAG